One Thermoplasmata archaeon genomic region harbors:
- the pth2 gene encoding aminoacyl-tRNA hydrolase, translating to MPLRERPGADYKMALVIRAELRLTAGKAAVQAAHAAVLLTRRAEARDATTLEAWLATGGKKIALTVATLADLEGLERRAKAHGIPTVWVEDAGLTEVPPGTRTCLGLGPARAVDLDPVTGELDLL from the coding sequence ATGCCACTCCGTGAGCGCCCGGGGGCCGACTACAAGATGGCCCTCGTGATCCGCGCCGAGCTTCGTCTGACGGCGGGCAAGGCGGCGGTCCAGGCCGCTCACGCCGCGGTCCTTCTCACCCGCCGTGCGGAGGCCCGCGACGCGACGACCCTGGAGGCCTGGCTGGCGACCGGCGGGAAGAAGATCGCGCTCACCGTGGCCACGCTCGCCGACCTCGAGGGACTCGAGCGGCGAGCGAAGGCCCACGGAATCCCGACGGTGTGGGTCGAGGACGCCGGCCTCACCGAGGTCCCGCCGGGTACCCGAACCTGTCTCGGACTCGGCCCCGCCCGCGCCGTCGACCTCGACCCGGTGACCGGCGAGCTCGACCTCCTCTAG
- a CDS encoding ABC transporter permease: protein MQLWVYVVRRLLLLIPILIGVLTILFGIISALPLTDRIAAELGTGHGGRPITPQIPCTNTTASAPIPSVSSNTSLTTPASTSALCTNPDWQPALDKLGFNLPIPVQWAIYVYNGLTFNWGHTAPGSFMSNLIGEEGKSLPVTTVLSWYLPFTIQLALLSLLFILVLSIPLGNYSAVFRNRPLDQGTRIMSFSGYALASFLLASLVLIAAVELLGGATATVCGSSVFNLVYGSWPFQLSTCYPVTSYPWVGTHVFAPTSPTGFPIVDSLIHGQWSLALSVFSRLILPALSIAYLSVAGILRYVRNSMLEVMNQDYIRTARAKGVPESSVIRKHAGRNSLTVTVAVLGLTFAAFIGGFPVIEEVFGLDGIGKVLIWSILPNYDYGMIFGTTILFTIIVVVANVMVDVIQAYLDPRIRLG, encoded by the coding sequence ATGCAACTCTGGGTCTATGTGGTGCGACGGCTCCTGCTGCTCATCCCCATCCTGATCGGGGTCCTGACCATTCTCTTCGGGATCATCAGTGCCCTCCCGCTGACCGACCGCATCGCGGCGGAGCTCGGCACCGGTCACGGCGGCCGTCCCATCACCCCCCAGATCCCTTGTACCAACACCACCGCGTCGGCGCCAATCCCTTCCGTTTCGTCGAACACCTCGTTGACCACCCCCGCGTCCACTAGCGCGCTGTGCACCAATCCGGATTGGCAACCCGCTCTCGACAAGTTAGGATTCAATCTGCCCATCCCCGTGCAATGGGCCATCTACGTGTACAATGGTCTCACGTTCAACTGGGGACACACCGCCCCCGGCAGCTTCATGTCCAACCTCATCGGAGAGGAGGGCAAGTCGCTCCCCGTGACCACCGTCCTGAGCTGGTACCTTCCGTTCACGATCCAGCTCGCGCTCCTCTCGCTGCTGTTCATCCTGGTGCTCTCGATCCCGCTCGGCAACTACTCGGCGGTGTTCCGCAACCGGCCGCTCGACCAGGGCACCCGGATCATGTCATTCTCCGGCTATGCCCTTGCCTCGTTCCTGCTCGCCAGCCTGGTCCTGATCGCCGCCGTCGAACTGCTCGGCGGCGCCACGGCCACCGTCTGCGGCTCCTCGGTGTTCAACCTCGTCTACGGGTCCTGGCCGTTCCAGTTATCGACGTGCTATCCGGTCACGAGCTATCCGTGGGTCGGAACCCACGTCTTCGCGCCGACGTCCCCCACGGGCTTCCCGATCGTCGACTCGTTGATCCACGGGCAGTGGTCCCTCGCACTGTCCGTGTTCTCCCGGCTGATCCTGCCGGCGCTGTCGATCGCGTACCTCTCGGTCGCGGGCATCCTGCGCTACGTGCGCAACAGCATGCTCGAGGTGATGAACCAGGACTACATCCGCACGGCGCGCGCGAAGGGCGTCCCGGAATCCTCGGTCATCCGTAAGCACGCCGGCCGCAACTCCCTGACCGTCACCGTCGCGGTCCTGGGCCTCACCTTCGCCGCGTTCATCGGCGGCTTCCCGGTGATCGAGGAGGTATTCGGGCTCGACGGGATCGGCAAGGTGCTCATCTGGTCCATCCTGCCCAACTACGACTACGGGATGATCTTCGGCACCACGATCCTGTTCACCATCATCGTGGTCGTCGCGAACGTGATGGTCGACGTGATCCAGGCGTACCTCGATCCCAGGATCCGTCTCGGCTAG
- a CDS encoding ABC transporter ATP-binding protein, translating into MNLKIRRGETLGLVGETGCGKSVTAFSITRLIPDPPGRIMEGRVLLRGSDLLWGLDKEARFKEVGKTGRYKIRRSYRRIQEAQRRMMAVRGSLISTIFQEPMLALNPVFRVWDQIGESLTLHRLPPTIDAMLAASTAAPELPEAVDRLVDAALHKDLPRIRAVSKEIGQLTGLPSLATEMFYAVRNPNLVGTEAIGREVQRCLRRVPLSGLQRSYLQRRRRIAELDQTLRRIYMTEMKEGKPDRRGRGFARARRRAVELGSLGYRLPGIRRHVKRPLDSELFWQAVGLLESVSIASPAQVASSYPHELSGGMLQRVMIAMALASDPEILIADEPTTALDVTIQAQILELMRALKSRVGTAILLITHDLGVIAEVADRVSVMYAGRMIETAPVRELFANPLHPYTQGLLASIPRVDDPNKKLESIPGSVPNLISPPPGCRFHPRCPHAMPICKEQVPPTTVEAPSHTVACFLYHGVEDRN; encoded by the coding sequence GTGAACCTGAAGATCCGCCGCGGAGAGACCCTCGGGCTCGTGGGTGAGACCGGCTGCGGCAAGAGCGTCACGGCGTTCTCGATCACCCGTCTCATCCCGGACCCGCCCGGTCGGATCATGGAGGGCCGGGTCCTGCTCCGCGGCTCCGATCTCCTGTGGGGCCTCGACAAGGAGGCGAGGTTCAAGGAGGTCGGCAAGACCGGCCGCTACAAGATCCGCCGCAGCTACCGGCGCATCCAGGAAGCCCAGCGGCGGATGATGGCGGTCCGCGGCTCGCTCATCTCGACGATCTTCCAGGAGCCGATGCTCGCGCTCAACCCGGTCTTCCGGGTCTGGGACCAGATCGGGGAGTCCCTGACGCTCCATCGCCTCCCGCCCACGATCGACGCGATGCTCGCCGCGTCGACCGCCGCGCCCGAGCTCCCGGAGGCGGTCGATCGGCTCGTCGACGCGGCCCTGCACAAGGACCTTCCCCGCATCCGCGCGGTCTCCAAGGAGATCGGGCAGCTGACCGGCCTTCCCAGCCTGGCCACCGAGATGTTCTACGCCGTCCGGAACCCGAACCTCGTGGGGACCGAGGCGATCGGCCGAGAGGTGCAGCGGTGCCTGCGGCGTGTGCCGTTGTCGGGCCTGCAGCGCAGCTACCTGCAGCGCCGCCGACGGATCGCCGAGCTCGACCAGACGCTCCGGCGGATCTACATGACCGAGATGAAGGAGGGCAAGCCCGACCGCCGCGGGCGAGGCTTCGCGAGGGCCCGCCGGCGGGCGGTCGAGCTCGGCTCGCTCGGCTACCGGCTGCCCGGGATCCGCCGCCACGTCAAGCGCCCCCTCGATTCCGAGCTGTTCTGGCAGGCGGTGGGGCTCCTCGAGAGCGTCTCGATCGCGAGCCCGGCCCAGGTCGCGTCGAGCTACCCGCACGAGCTCTCGGGCGGGATGCTGCAGCGGGTCATGATCGCCATGGCGCTGGCCTCCGACCCGGAGATCCTGATCGCGGACGAACCGACGACCGCGCTCGACGTCACGATCCAGGCCCAGATCCTGGAGCTGATGCGGGCGCTCAAGTCCCGGGTCGGCACGGCGATCCTGTTGATCACGCACGACCTCGGCGTCATCGCGGAGGTCGCCGACCGCGTCTCCGTGATGTACGCCGGCCGGATGATCGAGACCGCCCCGGTCCGCGAGCTGTTCGCCAACCCGCTGCACCCCTACACCCAGGGCCTGCTCGCCTCGATCCCGCGCGTCGACGACCCGAACAAGAAGCTCGAGTCGATCCCCGGCTCCGTCCCGAACCTGATCTCCCCGCCGCCGGGGTGCCGGTTCCACCCCCGCTGCCCCCACGCGATGCCGATCTGCAAGGAGCAGGTCCCGCCGACGACCGTCGAGGCGCCGAGCCACACGGTCGCCTGCTTCCTCTACCACGGGGTCGAGGACCGCAACTAA
- a CDS encoding DUF1616 domain-containing protein has protein sequence MDGLAILEAIAGGLLLFFVPGFALSRAVFPEWRLRGPGAALRQLETVTLAFVLSVTLTVLVGVALLDGTPAGFAGAWSDPVLEGILAGIAAVAFGVGWARGAYRAGRAEPAGAGPLDAGEFGAWELDRELEDLARQERRIVHALRVRSVGPPEAAALRDELERVRSRQAELGQAREAEYATP, from the coding sequence GTGGACGGGCTCGCGATCCTCGAGGCGATCGCCGGTGGTCTGCTCCTGTTCTTCGTGCCCGGGTTCGCGCTGTCGCGCGCGGTGTTCCCGGAGTGGCGCCTACGCGGTCCCGGGGCCGCGCTCCGCCAGCTGGAGACCGTGACCCTCGCCTTCGTGCTCAGCGTCACGCTGACGGTCCTCGTGGGCGTCGCGCTGCTCGACGGGACCCCGGCCGGCTTCGCCGGCGCGTGGAGCGACCCGGTCCTCGAGGGCATCCTCGCCGGAATCGCTGCGGTCGCCTTCGGTGTCGGGTGGGCGCGCGGCGCGTACCGGGCCGGGCGCGCAGAACCGGCGGGGGCGGGGCCCTTGGACGCCGGGGAGTTCGGTGCGTGGGAGTTGGACCGGGAGCTCGAGGACCTGGCGCGGCAGGAACGTCGCATCGTCCACGCCCTGCGCGTCCGGTCCGTCGGCCCTCCGGAAGCCGCGGCGCTGCGCGACGAGCTCGAGCGAGTGCGGAGCCGGCAGGCGGAGCTCGGTCAGGCTCGGGAGGCGGAGTATGCCACTCCGTGA
- a CDS encoding ABC transporter permease: MASSNGEGSALPARGRRPNPRLDQMKRTWYLLRKNTLAMIGVGLLVFFAVLFVASFFYHASATTMTQYCGTYYSGYQFYPTSVCQNPICTYPPGSLPPVANCYLTDPNNPSFVAPTFSLSPFHLGPLPFGSLSTDPGAPVFYNMFDGIVKGSEWSITISVAIVAVGASVGLLLGATAGVSGGLVDEAIMRTTDIFLSVPQLLLVLVLIIVLEPVSIFSSLSGRVAVLIIGFSITWWPFYTRIVRSQVVVVREQKYVEAARASGAGTGRILRKHIIPNSLFPVFVQIALDVGSIPLIIGAIIFLGVQVWPTPVFPEWGSLAGASVSSQIVGDLFLGGVTYYPWWQLFFPGITLFLFAISVNFFSDGLRDALDPRLRR, encoded by the coding sequence ATGGCGAGCTCGAACGGTGAAGGGTCCGCGCTCCCGGCGCGGGGCCGTCGCCCCAACCCGCGGCTCGACCAGATGAAGCGGACCTGGTACCTGCTCCGCAAGAACACCCTCGCGATGATCGGGGTGGGACTCCTCGTTTTCTTCGCGGTCCTCTTCGTGGCGTCGTTCTTCTACCACGCGTCCGCGACCACGATGACCCAGTACTGCGGGACCTACTACTCGGGCTACCAGTTCTACCCGACCTCCGTCTGCCAGAACCCGATCTGCACCTATCCGCCCGGCTCGCTCCCGCCCGTGGCCAACTGCTACCTGACCGATCCGAACAACCCGTCGTTCGTGGCGCCCACGTTCTCGCTGAGTCCGTTCCACCTGGGTCCCTTACCGTTCGGTTCGCTGTCGACGGACCCCGGGGCGCCGGTCTTCTACAACATGTTCGACGGGATCGTGAAAGGAAGCGAATGGAGCATCACGATCTCGGTCGCGATCGTCGCGGTGGGGGCGAGCGTCGGGCTCCTGCTCGGCGCCACCGCGGGCGTGAGCGGCGGGCTCGTCGACGAGGCGATCATGCGGACGACCGACATCTTCCTGTCGGTACCGCAGCTACTGCTCGTGCTCGTGCTCATCATCGTCTTAGAGCCCGTATCGATCTTCAGTAGCTTATCCGGTCGGGTCGCGGTCCTGATCATCGGGTTCTCGATCACCTGGTGGCCGTTCTACACCCGCATCGTGCGTTCCCAGGTGGTCGTCGTCCGAGAGCAGAAGTACGTCGAGGCCGCCCGGGCGAGCGGCGCGGGGACCGGTCGGATCCTGCGGAAACACATCATCCCGAACTCGCTCTTCCCCGTGTTCGTACAGATCGCGCTCGACGTCGGATCGATCCCCCTCATCATCGGTGCCATCATCTTTCTCGGAGTGCAGGTGTGGCCGACCCCTGTCTTCCCCGAGTGGGGGTCGCTCGCCGGCGCCTCCGTCTCCTCGCAGATCGTCGGGGACCTGTTCCTCGGCGGCGTGACCTACTATCCCTGGTGGCAGCTGTTCTTCCCGGGCATCACGCTGTTCCTCTTCGCGATCTCGGTGAACTTCTTCTCGGACGGCCTGCGGGACGCGCTCGATCCCCGCCTGAGGCGGTGA